TTGGGGCCAGAGCAAGGCAGGAGGTAGGTCGGGCCGGAAGAAGGCCCTATAGGCGGCTCCCAGCTCCACCCTGGACCCCCCACTTCCCTCACTCCCAGGACCCCCCAGAGCAGGAAGTAGGGATTTCAGCCAGCCAAGTCTTTCCAGCTGGAGCCCACTCGCCTTTGCCTGCTGCCTGAAGGGGTGGGCCTGACCCTAAGGGAGCCGGCCCGGCCACTGGCCTTCCCTGGGCCCCCCTGCACCCACACCCTGATGCCTGTCCCAGGAATTGGCATGGAAGCACGTAGCCAGGCTGCCTAAGGCAGCTGCTTGAGAAGCCAGATGCCCTCTTGCTGCTCACTCCGTGTGGCCAGCTCTCCCGGCTCTCCCTGGGCAGAAGACCCACCTGGTAGGAGCAGGCTCTGGAGTCCTCCCCCTCCCAGAATCCCCTAGGGTGGAATTTCTCAGGCTGCCAAGGCAGGCCCAGGCCTCAGGAAGAAGGGGAGGCCCCTGGCCTCTTCTGGGGTCAGTCCTAGGACACAGGCTCAGCCTCAGGGTGACAGGGGGACACGTGGTTCAGGGCCTGCCTCCCACACAGTCTCCAAGGAGCCCAGCTCCCAAGACACACTATGAAGTGCCTAGGGCCGGCAGCATGGCCTGCTCCCCTGAGGGCAACTGAAGACGAGCCTGCGAGGGCTCGCAGCAGAAGCTGCCTCCAGCCGGCTCTAGGCATGGATGCCTGCCGGCTTTGAGGGGTGCCGCCCTGGACTGTCACCTCCCTGACCTGCCCAGGTCCAGGCCTTACTCCTGCTCCAGAGGCCCtgctgcccacccacctcccaccagAGAAGCACAGATCTCGGGCAGCCACCCCACGAGCCCAGCCGGCCACCGTCACGTGCAGCTGCAGgcttctccccaccaccctgccaCTCTCCACTGTGATGTACGTCCAGTCCCTTCTGTTCCCATGGGGCCGTGAAGTGACTCGGGGGCTAGCCGGGTGGGtgcagctgggggaaggggctgggtggTGATTCTCCTGAGGCTTTGGCCCTGCAAGCGAACCCACGTATCTGCTCTGTATGTAATAAATGTCTTAACATCGTAGCCCTGTGTCCCTGGGCCCAGACCAGCGGGAGCGTTTGCTTCACTTTATTGTCTCAACAAATGCTGGCCCAAGCTGCGGGCCAGGACGGGCCACAAACTGGAGGGGCCCACGGGGCCGGGCGGCTACTCGTACAGCCAGTGCCCAGCGCTGTCCTCCCAGCACAGCAGCTCTTCGCCGCGGAACCAGAGCGCGATCTCGCGGCGGGCGCTCTCCACCGAGTCGCTGCCGTGGATCACGTTCCTGCGGGAGAGCTGCATGAGCGCCAGCGGCCGCTGGGGCGTGGCAGGGGCTGGGCGCGCGCTCGGACCGCCTTACTTGCCAACCTCGACGCAGAAGTCCCCACGGATGGTGCCAGGAGCGGCGTCGGCCGGGTCGGTGGCCCCGATGAGCGCCCGCGAGGCGCGCACCACGTCCAGCCCCTGCCACACCTGCGCGCGGGCCGGCGGGACTCAATGCACCGGCCTTCGGTCGGTCCCGCCCACCCGCCCGCCCGCGGCCCGCACTCACCATGGCCACCACCGGTCCCGAGACCATGTAGTCCACCAGCCGGCCATAGAAGGGGCGCTCGCGCAGCTCGGCGTAGTGCTCGCGCAGCAGCTCGTCCGAGGCCTGCGGCGGGCTGGGGTGGGGACGAGCCGCGCGCGCCGGGgtccccgcccgcccgcccgccgccacccgcgccccgccgccgccccccgcgCGCCCTCACCTGCACCAGCTTCAGCGCCACCAGCTTGAAGCCCTTGCGCTCGAAGCGCCGCACGATCTCGCCCACGAGCCGCCGCTGCACGCCATCGGGCTTCACGGCCACGAAGGTGCGCTCGTGCACGCCGCCGCAGGCTGCGGGGGCCCGCGGGGTCGGGGCGCGTCAGGCCTGGCCGCtcccgctcccccacccccaccccggcccgcGCCGCTCACCCGCCGGGAAGAGGTGGGCGAGCACGGTCAGCAGCAGGCACAGCATGATGGcgatggcggcggcggcggcggcggacgGGAGGGGCCTGCGCTTAAAGGGGCCGGGCGGCAGCTGCCCAGGGATCCCCATTCCTCGGGCACCGCGGGGCCGGGCGCCCCACACGGTCGgcttctcctccccagccctgcccacaacCTGCTGTGGCTGCCCAACCCCAAACTCAAAAAAACCACAACCCAGGGCACTGGTTCTGCCTTTATTCGCGCGCAAACGGTTCCCGGCTGAGTCCGGCAAGGGCCGCACGTAGGGGGTAAGCGACTGGCGCGGGCACTGGGGCTCCGCGCTGCcagccccgccgccccccgcTTCCCCGTGGCGGCCAGCTCGCCCAGAGCAAAGGCGcgaggggcagggcctggctccacgctcccgggggggggggggggggctgtcccaGCTGCAGCCCAAAGGCGTCTTCATTCACAAACCGGGGCCCAGCGCCAGACACCTGTCCCGCGGCAACCCAGTGCTGGCACTTAGACTGGCGTGGCCTTGGCCTTTTTCTTCGCCTCCTGTCTCGCAGGGTAGTCCCAGGGATCCACTCGGGTCCGCTCCAGATTCAGCATGGGCTCCTCGGTGCTGGAGTCCCCCTTTTTCTGCCGCTCTGCTAGAATCATGGCCCGGATGAGCGGCGGGTAGGGCACGCAGCGCGGAGCGTCCTCGGGCGGCGCGGGCGTGAACGCGGTGAAGGCCGCCTCCTCGTGCTTGGGCACCAGCCGCCAGTCGTGGTACATGACCTGCCCAATCTCCCGGGCCTCGCTCTCCGTCCGTCCTGGGAAAGAAGGCCGGGGCTGAGCGCACATGCATTCGCGGGGCAGGCTGTGACCGGCAGCCGGGGGCCCCCGCCCGGTCCCCAGCGCCTCACCTTTGAAGGTCAGCACACCCCAGGCCTTCCCGTGCTCCAGGTTCTGCAAAGCAAGCGCACAGAGCGTCGGCTCGGAGCGCGCGCTCGCCCCCTCCCCGAGGCCGGGGCCCCGGGGAACCCACGCGCACGCACCTGCGCCGTGTAGTCGGGCCGCACGCGCGTCAGGCGCCAGTAGCACGGCTCGTCGTGCTGCCACAGCCAGGACTTGCGCGTGACCAAGCGGCCCAGGCCGAAGAGCGGCAGGCGGCTGAGCAGCTGCAAGAGGCTGCTCTCCCGACGCACATCGGCCCAGGCGCGGACCGGCAGCCGGCGGCCAGAGTACGGCCGCGTCAGCGTCTCGTAGTCCAGGGCATAGCGCTGCGAGTCGCGCGGCCGGTTTCGCTGCTCCCGCAGGGCCCGCACGCGACGGGCCAGCTCGGCGATGAGCCGCGGCCGCACCTTCTTCCGCGCCATGGTCTGAGCCCCGCTCGTCCGTGCAGCGACCGGaagccgcgccgccgccgccggaaGCGGCCAGTGTCCCGCCGAAAGGCGTCCGGGTGCGGCCGGAAGCTGAGTGGAGGCCGGGCCGGCTATGGCGCGGGAGGGCTCCGGGAGGGCGGGGTGCTCGCGCCGGGcgggggcccggggcggggggccgTGGCGGCCCCCGACCTGGGAGGTCTCGGACTCGGACGGCGAGGGCCCCGCTGGCGCGGAGGCCGGCGCGACGGCCTGCGGGCCGGTGGAGGAACGCAGGGCGGCGGCGGAGGAGCGCAGGGCGGTGGCCGAGGCGCTGCGGCCCGAGCAGGCCCTGCGGCGCGTGGCGGTGCGCGTGGACGCAGGTGCGGGGGGCGCCCCGGAATTGGGTCGGTTTCCCAGCCGGGCAGGCGCGTGGTGTGGAGGCGGCTGGGCCCAGGCCGGGGATCCGCTCTCCGCAGCCGGGCACTGACGACAGCCGTGTCCCTGCGGCCTCTTGCAGCCCTTCTGGAAGATGCTGGTGCCGACATCCTGCTGGAGGCCCTGCGCGCCCTGGGCTGTGAGTACCACGTTGAACCCCAGCGGCCGGCCCGGAGCCTCAGGTGGACCAGAGCGAAGCCGGACCCTTGTCCCCGCACTGTGAGTGTCTTGGAGCTACAGAGTGCACTCTTGGCCTGTTTGCTCCCCGTAACTTCATGTAAGTCTGCGGGTTTTGCACACCAGTAAGCTAGAAGCAGGAACGCTGAGGGGGTGCCGGTGAGTTGCAGGGTTGGCGTCAGTGGACCTGAACTGACCTTGGACTTGCCCGGGGGTGGGACGTGGGTCACCTGTAGAACAGTCCCCGTGCGGCCTGGGCTTGGCTGTGGCCACGAGCCTCAGAGCCACTGGAATGGCCAGGGCAGGGCCCTGGGTGGGCAGCAGTGTCTCTGGATGTCCCCACAGGTGCCTTCGGAGGTGTGGGCTGCAGATGAGCAGGACGTCCTTCTGCTCCTGGAGCCGGAAGAGTTTCTGCAGGGCATCCAGCAGCTGACCcaggtgcggggggggggggggggggggggcgccgcgcggccccgcccgcccgccccgccgcccggGNNNNNNNNNNNNNNNNNNNNNNNNNNNNNNNNNNNNNNNNNNNNNNNNNNNNNNNNNNNNNNNNNNNNNNNNNNNNNNNNNNNNNNNNNNNNNNNNNNNNggggggggggggggggggggggggggggtggcagcagTAGTCCTTCTCCACACATCTCGAGGGGCTGGGCTCCTCAGCCTGGGGGAGCTGCTCTGCCAGTCCCCGttccctgccccagggagaggggccagACAGGGTGTGTGCAGCAGCCTGGGGCTGTGGGTGAGACGGGGAAGCCAGGTGGGTTCTTGGCCGGGGAGCAGATGGGGGCTGCCGCTGGGGGGTAAAAGTCAGGTTAAGGAAGGTTCTCTGGAGAGCTGCGTGAAAAGGCAAAGGCATAGGTCAGACTGTGTGCGGATCTTGGTGTTTGCGGTTCCGCGTTTCTCAAGGAAATGCCGAATGCTAGGCAAATGGCGGGCGGGGGTGCAGAGATAGAGAGGAATGATGGGTAGGGGCTCAGTGCCGCTCTTCCAGGTGACTGGGAGGTGTTGGGGGCTTTCAAAGGTCCCTGGGCCTTGTGGGAGGCACACAGCTGGTTTCCAACAGGAGCTGACTGGTCAAAGGAAGCCagtgtctttttcccactgagtCCCTCTCAGGCCGCTTTCTTTCCTGTCTGCAAACACAGTGGCTGGGTCGCCAGTGGGCCCTGCCTGTTGCAGTCCCGAAACAGATGTGTTAAACCTTGGTTTGCAGACTCGTGGCCCATCTTGCTCCGTGCCCTGGATCTGTCCTGAGAGCTCCACCAGCCCCCGCCTGGCTGTCATCGGGCTGGATGCCTACCTGTGGTACCAGTCACTCTCATGCCCTTAGTAGGCCTGGCTGGGATACGGGAAATCAGGGGAAAGGTAGTGGTGGCCTGGGGCTTGCTGGGACACAACGAACTCCCTTTCTTGGGGGCTTAGGGGTAATGACGGGGTGTGGGGAGCCAGAGGGAATATcatctctgctcaggtctcacCAGCCCAACAGCCAGGAGATGCGACAGCCAGAGAGTACATCGGTGGCCCGTGCCGCAGTGGCACTCAGCTGGCCCAAGGTGGAGGAGGTGAGGGCCCGTCGGGTGGGGTGAGGTGCCTTGCCCTTGGTCCTGGCACTGGGGCTGTTCTCCAAAGCCCTGTAGCCCCGGTTTGGGTCCCGGAGCAGCACGTGGGGTTGGGCGcagccaggtgtcccctgggGGTGACCTTGACTGACCCACACTGTGGGCTCACCTCCTCAGGCCCTGGTGCTCCTGCAGCTCTGGGCACATCTGGATGTATTGCTGGTGGCCTCCTGGCAGGAGCTGAGTCAGCATGTGTGCGCCTTCACCAAAGCCCTCGCTCAACGCCCCTTCAGGTGCGTGACCCCCACCGACTGGTGgctgtggctgggggaggggacagggacacCTGGAGGAGCAGGATCTCTCTGGTCTCTTTGGGAGCAGAGCGGGCCGAGGGCTTtgtggggctgggaggatgggatGCTCTGCAGACATGAGGCCTCTGGAAGCATCCCTGCATCCTTCCCTGTCTGCAGGCGGTACCGGGAGTCCCGTGCCTTCTCCTTCTGTGTGGCTGGGCACAGGGCAGCCAGCGAGCGCGTGGCGAGCGATGGCACAGGGCTGCGGGGCATCTGGTGGCGGCAGATCAGGCAGTTCCACCGGGTCAGCCCGACCGTGGCCCATGCCATTGTCACCGCCTTCCCCTCCCCTCGCCTTCTGCAGCAGGTGGGTTCCCTGGCACCCCTTCTGGTGTGGAGCCAGGTCCCCCAGAGCTGCCCTGCTTACCCCCGTACCTGCCCTAGGCATACAGGAGCTGCAGCACAGAGCAGGAGCGCCTGGCCCTCCTGGCAGACCTCCCCGTGAAGATGGGCGAGGGCGTGCGACCCCGCAGGGTGGGGCCTGACCTTTCCCGCCGCATCTGCCTCTTCCTGACTACCACCAACCCTGAGCTCCTACTGGACCTGGGCTCCTGACCACGCCTGGGGGACAGGACAGGGCCCTTTTTCACCTACCAGTGGGACAGAACGTGGTCCACCCCATGCAGGGGCTGAACTGCCAACtaccccgggggagggggggaacagGGCGCCGCCCCTGGGGTGCGTGGGAGGGCACGGGATGGCCAGAACATTTTCGGGTAACTGGGAcgggcaggagaggagggggtgaGCTTCCCCTGCCCTGGGTTCTGGATACACCGGCCACAGAGCCAGGGCCCAGTTGGGGGGTCAGGAAGGGGGAACACACACCAGTCACGGGGAGACTTGGGGGTGGCACCTTCTAAGAAACAGTAAGAAAAGTCTCGAGGGAGGAAAGCGcactgggttctctcttctggaGGGTGTTGTGACGCAGCCAGGCCCGAGGGGAGGAGAGCTGCGGGCCTTGGCCAGACTCCATCCTGCCACCACGGAGGCGTCACGTAAAGTCTAAGTTTATTACGGTCATTTTGGTCTGGGACGGGAGGAACAGCAGCTGACGACATGCAAAAAAGCAAGTGAAGGAAAACGCAAGGCCGCGGCAACAGCGCCGCCTCTAACCGCGTGGTCGTGGGCGCTGACCCATAGTCGGTCCGGAAGAGCCAGGCTGGCGGCTTCCTCGTGGTGCAAGGAGCAGATGCCCTCAGGGCCCTGGAGCCTGTCCCGGCGAAGCCAGCCCTCCGTGCGAGTCGTGCCCCTGGAGCCTGGTCCAAAGGGAGGGACACACAAGGCGGCCACTTGGCCCCAGAAAGGCAGTTTTCATGGGAAATAAGTCAGGTCCGTCGGCAGCGCTTCCTCTGGCAGTGCCGGGTCTCGGGGCCGCTGGCCGTGGCCTTGGGGGAGGGTGCGGGGGGCTTGCGGCGGCCGCAGCTCATGCTCAGGACCCAGCCCAGCTTGTGGTGCAGCAGCTGCTTGAGGCCAGGTGGCAGGGGCAGCCCCTCCAGCGTATCCCCGGAGTCGGGCCGCAGCTGGCGCAGCCGGTAACAGCACAGGTACTGCAGGGAGGTGACGCTAGCACACGAGCGGATCACCTTCATGCTGCTCTTGGCCGCCGTGGAGCACACCATCGGGTAGAACTTCCTGTTTTGCAGCTTGGTGGCCGCCACAcctggggggggggacagggagcGCAGCCTGAGCCCCAGGCCGAGCAGGGGCAGCGCCTGTTCCCACCACCCCTCGGGCTGCCCCACCCTCTGGGAACCCCGGGGCCTCAGGTTCCTGGGAGAATTGGCTTTCAGGGAGCCTGGGGCCGCAGTTCCACACCTTTCAGGCATGGGTCAAGGTCACGGCTGCCCTCACCTATGCACTTCCTGTTCTTAAAGAAGGTGAGCGTCCCGTGCCAGGTGTCCAGGTGCACGCCGATGATGGAGCCCTGGCCGAACCTCGATGAGAAGCTCATTTTGTCGCCCTTGTGATGGAGGAGCCctggggggcagtggggtggggtaAGCCCTGCTGCCTCAGGGTCatggcccccccccccgcccccgccccgcctgcCCTTGGGGCCCTACGCACCTGTGTAGGAGAGACCCCAGCTGTCCTCATCTCTCCCGAGCAGACTGCAGAACGTGTGGTGGTACTTGTCCAGGTCCACGTCCGACGTCCCAATGCCCACCATCTGGGAAgagcagggcaggcagagagcGTCTGGGCACCTGGGGTCACacctgcccgccccaccccccaccagcctgCTGGCCACTGACCATGTCGGTGCCGTAGACTGGCGAGGTCATCTTGATCTCCCAGAAGTGctggccctcccccagctccttggTGCCCCTGATGGCTGCCGTGCCGCAGCTGTACTCCATGTGGAAGTTGACCTTTCGGTTGTCGCAGCTTAGCAGTGTGGCCGAGGATTTATTCAGGTCATCCCACACCCAGTCAAAATCTGCAGGAGCCAGGGGcggaggaggctggggctggagggctggAGGGCATGTGGGCCGGGCtcacccctcccctggcccccggTCCTCCCCCCGGTCCTCACGCTCGTCCTCCTCGCCGCAGCGGCAGTCCTTGTCCTTGTTGCGGCGCGCCGAGTGCAGGCTGCTGCAGAAGGGGGCCTCACTCTGGCCATCACAGTCACAGAAGGACTCCCCGGTCACGGGCACAGCGCTGGGGATGGGCGGCGGCAGGGCGGAGGACTCGGGGTCGGAGTCGGAGTCACTGTGCTGGGAGAGAAGGACTGGCTGCTCCCGCCTGGCGCGCCCTCCGCC
The sequence above is drawn from the Neomonachus schauinslandi chromosome 5, ASM220157v2, whole genome shotgun sequence genome and encodes:
- the NME3 gene encoding nucleoside diphosphate kinase 3 isoform X1; this translates as MGIPGQLPPGPFKRRPLPSAAAAAAIAIMLCLLLTVLAHLFPAACGGVHERTFVAVKPDGVQRRLVGEIVRRFERKGFKLVALKLVQASDELLREHYAELRERPFYGRLVDYMVSGPVVAMVWQGLDVVRASRALIGATDPADAAPGTIRGDFCVEERDPRQRLGGERPPRDRALVPRRRAAVLGGQRWALAVRVAARPRGPLQFVARPGPQLGPAFVETIK
- the NME3 gene encoding nucleoside diphosphate kinase 3 isoform X2 encodes the protein MGIPGQLPPGPFKRRPLPSAAAAAAIAIMLCLLLTVLAHLFPAACGGVHERTFVAVKPDGVQRRLVGEIVRRFERKGFKLVALKLVQASDELLREHYAELRERPFYGRLVDYMVSGPVVAMVWQGLDVVRASRALIGATDPADAAPGTIRGDFCVEVGKNVIHGSDSVESARREIALWFRGEELLCWEDSAGHWLYE
- the MRPS34 gene encoding 28S ribosomal protein S34, mitochondrial isoform X1, whose protein sequence is MARKKVRPRLIAELARRVRALREQRNRPRDSQRYALDYETLTRPYSGRRLPVRAWADVRRESSLLQLLSRLPLFGLGRLVTRKSWLWQHDEPCYWRLTRVRPDYTAQNLEHGKAWGVLTFKGEALGTGRGPPAAGRTESEAREIGQVMYHDWRLVPKHEEAAFTAFTPAPPEDAPRCVPYPPLIRAMILAERQKKGDSSTEEPMLNLERTRVDPWDYPARQEAKKKAKATPV
- the MRPS34 gene encoding 28S ribosomal protein S34, mitochondrial isoform X2 — encoded protein: MARKKVRPRLIAELARRVRALREQRNRPRDSQRYALDYETLTRPYSGRRLPVRAWADVRRESSLLQLLSRLPLFGLGRLVTRKSWLWQHDEPCYWRLTRVRPDYTAQNLEHGKAWGVLTFKGRTESEAREIGQVMYHDWRLVPKHEEAAFTAFTPAPPEDAPRCVPYPPLIRAMILAERQKKGDSSTEEPMLNLERTRVDPWDYPARQEAKKKAKATPV
- the EME2 gene encoding probable crossover junction endonuclease EME2 — translated: MAREGSGRAGCSRRAGARGGGPWRPPTWEVSDSDGEGPAGAEAGATACGPVEERRAAAEERRAVAEALRPEQALRRVAVRVDAALLEDAGADILLEALRALGCEYHVEPQRPARSLRWTRAKPDPCPRTVPSEVWAADEQDVLLLLEPEEFLQGIQQLTQTRGPSCSVPWICPESSTSPRLAVIGLDAYLWSHQPNSQEMRQPESTSVARAAVALSWPKVEEALVLLQLWAHLDVLLVASWQELSQHVCAFTKALAQRPFRRYRESRAFSFCVAGHRAASERVASDGTGLRGIWWRQIRQFHRVSPTVAHAIVTAFPSPRLLQQAYRSCSTEQERLALLADLPVKMGEGVRPRRVGPDLSRRICLFLTTTNPELLLDLGS
- the SPSB3 gene encoding SPRY domain-containing SOCS box protein 3 isoform X2, producing the protein MARRPRSSRAWHFVLSAAHRDADARAVALAGTTNWGYDSDGQHSDSDSDPESSALPPPIPSAVPVTGESFCDCDGQSEAPFCSSLHSARRNKDKDCRCGEEDEHFDWVWDDLNKSSATLLSCDNRKVNFHMEYSCGTAAIRGTKELGEGQHFWEIKMTSPVYGTDMMVGIGTSDVDLDKYHHTFCSLLGRDEDSWGLSYTGLLHHKGDKMSFSSRFGQGSIIGVHLDTWHGTLTFFKNRKCIGVAATKLQNRKFYPMVCSTAAKSSMKVIRSCASVTSLQYLCCYRLRQLRPDSGDTLEGLPLPPGLKQLLHHKLGWVLSMSCGRRKPPAPSPKATASGPETRHCQRKRCRRT
- the SPSB3 gene encoding SPRY domain-containing SOCS box protein 3 isoform X1 gives rise to the protein MEHRSCCLLSSLLRTWVFFQILSIMARRPRSSRAWHFVLSAAHRDADARAVALAGTTNWGYDSDGQHSDSDSDPESSALPPPIPSAVPVTGESFCDCDGQSEAPFCSSLHSARRNKDKDCRCGEEDEHFDWVWDDLNKSSATLLSCDNRKVNFHMEYSCGTAAIRGTKELGEGQHFWEIKMTSPVYGTDMMVGIGTSDVDLDKYHHTFCSLLGRDEDSWGLSYTGLLHHKGDKMSFSSRFGQGSIIGVHLDTWHGTLTFFKNRKCIGVAATKLQNRKFYPMVCSTAAKSSMKVIRSCASVTSLQYLCCYRLRQLRPDSGDTLEGLPLPPGLKQLLHHKLGWVLSMSCGRRKPPAPSPKATASGPETRHCQRKRCRRT